The Nitrospirales bacterium genome includes a window with the following:
- a CDS encoding curli assembly protein CsgF — protein MLRTTLHLIMLLFVFTVTSAASPLLASELRHQFINPNFGGNPFNAQPLLNSAVLQNSFEEAETSDTTVLGDFQSRLDRAILNRLSREVVAEVFGEESDLQAGTFNTGNFEVEISEDVDGVTIGIVDTLTGDTTQIQVPFF, from the coding sequence ATGCTTAGAACAACTCTCCACTTAATAATGCTCTTATTCGTGTTCACCGTCACTTCAGCAGCATCACCGTTGCTTGCCTCGGAACTCCGTCATCAATTTATCAACCCGAACTTCGGCGGGAATCCCTTTAATGCTCAACCGTTGCTCAATTCAGCCGTCCTGCAAAATAGCTTCGAAGAAGCTGAAACAAGTGACACGACGGTCTTAGGAGATTTTCAATCACGGCTGGACCGAGCCATTCTCAACCGGCTTTCGCGTGAAGTGGTCGCAGAAGTGTTCGGGGAAGAAAGTGATTTGCAAGCCGGAACATTTAACACCGGAAATTTTGAAGTCGAAATTTCAGAAGACGTGGATGGAGTCACGATTGGAATCGTCGATACGCTTACGGGCGATACCACGCAGATTCAAGTCCCGTTCTTTTAA
- a CDS encoding alginate export family protein, with product MRDFHRFSKWFTAACLIVTMSAVPVFAQKTTPATDQNTNVPAVPRAIPDLLPYQNFDPPQSKAFDFKNLTISGDMRVRPEFRTNAGFGTNAVGAAQKNNQYFTQQLIRLGFNYDVSPDVVFFVQAQVSNNFGTGNPNSSGNNLFLRQGYMLIRNFLTKNLTLKAGRQLVVWGNHRIFGHFDWNNVGFTFDGVTLRYNHGVVPVELGWLQVGEGNCTQNAGACGLNPNGGNAYGGDANILFVRLPMNIAGTAIEPAWIYEDGGIGAGPGGNGANLQPLGGGQQSNQERHTLGARIATKQGIVDATVEGYYQVGKVGAVGGATNRDIRAYAVHADAGVTLPVPMQPRIGAEFNYGSGDDDPTDGKQETFSQLFPTNHIHFGYMDLMSWQNMMTFGGNLQLRPTKNSHFEIAGHYMRLANEDDNWYGANQSIFKQTPAGNNEKSLGGEIDVVYTLFFQDNKVGWQLGYGHFFTGDYNKKNGFGTADQNWGYTQLWINF from the coding sequence TTTACTTCCGTATCAGAATTTTGATCCACCACAAAGTAAGGCCTTTGACTTCAAGAATCTCACGATTTCTGGAGACATGCGGGTTCGTCCGGAATTCAGAACCAATGCGGGTTTCGGTACAAATGCGGTCGGAGCAGCACAAAAGAACAATCAATATTTCACGCAACAACTCATTCGATTGGGATTCAATTACGATGTTTCTCCGGACGTTGTCTTCTTCGTCCAGGCCCAGGTTTCCAACAACTTTGGGACTGGTAACCCAAATAGTTCAGGCAATAATCTGTTTTTGCGCCAAGGGTATATGTTGATCAGAAACTTCTTAACGAAGAACCTGACACTCAAAGCGGGACGTCAGCTCGTCGTATGGGGAAATCACCGGATCTTCGGGCACTTTGATTGGAACAACGTCGGTTTCACCTTCGACGGGGTCACGCTTCGTTATAACCACGGCGTCGTTCCTGTAGAATTGGGGTGGTTGCAGGTTGGAGAAGGCAATTGTACCCAAAACGCTGGAGCTTGCGGTTTAAACCCGAACGGTGGTAACGCATATGGTGGTGATGCCAACATCCTCTTTGTTCGTTTGCCAATGAATATTGCCGGTACCGCGATTGAACCGGCCTGGATTTACGAAGATGGCGGGATTGGTGCCGGTCCCGGCGGGAATGGCGCGAATCTCCAGCCGTTAGGCGGTGGACAACAGTCGAATCAAGAACGGCACACACTCGGTGCTCGTATTGCTACAAAGCAAGGTATCGTTGATGCCACAGTTGAAGGGTATTATCAGGTTGGAAAAGTCGGTGCGGTCGGTGGTGCTACCAATAGAGATATCAGAGCCTACGCCGTTCATGCGGATGCGGGTGTCACCTTGCCGGTTCCGATGCAACCACGAATCGGCGCCGAATTCAACTATGGTTCTGGTGATGATGATCCTACGGATGGAAAGCAAGAAACATTCAGTCAGCTCTTCCCCACAAACCACATTCACTTTGGTTACATGGACTTGATGTCTTGGCAGAACATGATGACGTTCGGTGGTAATTTGCAATTACGGCCCACCAAGAACAGCCACTTTGAAATCGCTGGACATTACATGCGGTTAGCGAATGAAGACGATAACTGGTATGGAGCGAATCAAAGTATCTTCAAGCAAACTCCTGCCGGTAACAATGAAAAGTCATTGGGTGGCGAAATCGATGTCGTCTATACCCTGTTTTTCCAAGATAATAAGGTGGGATGGCAATTGGGTTATGGTCACTTCTTCACCGGTGACTACAACAAAAAGAATGGGTTTGGAACGGCTGATCAGAACTGGGGCTACACCCAACTCTGGATCAACTTCTAA
- a CDS encoding curli production assembly/transport protein CsgE, which translates to MTVFPGNPHRLKSLFFARCSLLMVCGVVCLLLPLSLESVLALDEESEERFLGISGLVVDETRTVVGRHFYEAFTKKWSGLSSTTQNIVIGELADPRFGSIVSVTIGETIVFRRLLPPRLGDLEEAVSTAITNLRQTLTNQERVQQQLDMY; encoded by the coding sequence ATGACGGTGTTTCCTGGGAACCCTCATCGGCTCAAGTCTCTCTTCTTTGCCCGATGTTCACTGCTCATGGTTTGTGGTGTCGTTTGTCTGCTTTTGCCTCTGTCTCTTGAATCTGTTCTAGCCTTGGATGAGGAGTCCGAGGAAAGGTTTCTGGGGATTTCAGGGTTGGTGGTGGATGAAACGCGTACAGTCGTCGGACGACACTTTTATGAAGCCTTTACCAAAAAATGGTCCGGTCTATCGTCAACCACTCAAAATATTGTCATTGGAGAGTTAGCCGATCCTCGGTTTGGCAGTATCGTATCAGTGACCATTGGAGAAACGATTGTCTTTCGACGCCTTTTGCCCCCTCGTCTGGGAGACCTCGAGGAAGCCGTCAGCACAGCCATCACCAATCTTCGACAGACCTTGACCAATCAGGAACGTGTTCAACAACAGTTAGATATGTACTGA